Below is a window of Pangasianodon hypophthalmus isolate fPanHyp1 chromosome 28, fPanHyp1.pri, whole genome shotgun sequence DNA.
TAGGAAGTGAAGCATTTTGAAATTACAGTATCACATTCCAATCCTTACCTGGCACTCATATGAATAATGTGGAGTAGCTCTAAAACGTGCTACCTCCAGCACCACTGATCCACTGCAGTTCTGAAACCCACACACATATTAATGATGTAGCCTAATCATTTGGATTCtaaacttaaataaaacaaatagcaGTAttaagtgtctgtgtgttggtTGTACTGTaggaaagtgtttgtgtgtgtgagtgtgagtaacACCTGTAGTAGTGTGCGGGCGTAGTCTTGAGTCACAGCTCTGATGTCCTCTCCATTTACTGACAGAATCTGATCACCAAGTGAGAGTCTCCCATCTGACTCAACCACCCCTCCCTGACTTATCTCAGAAACAAATATCCCTGTGTCATTCCTGcaacacatcacacatacaGTCATAACCACAGACATAACCACATTATATTGAAATGTTCCACTTTTTTCTAATTTGTTATGATTTAATTGATGAATTGTAGGACTACTAGTATAATAGTAAGTGTTACTAATGACTATTTATGTATGTAAGTGTGGTTCTGTGAATAACAGGAGCAGTGAGAATAACCCAGATACATTTTGGGCGCTCTCACACGCATTCCGAACAccttcaacaaagtcacaaagtgaccATACGATGTAATATTTGATGTAAATACCATTGTTATAAGTTTCCATGGAACCTTCTCCCTGATTTTCCACCAGGGACTTCCTGGAGCAGCAGACATCTAAGTAATGCCCAGGAGGTGGAGATGCTCCTCTTATAGTGGAATGTCATGGTATTGCCCTGGCAACATCCACCACCCAGTGGGGCAGTCTCTATTTAGACACTCCCTATTTAGACTCCCTGTTTCTTTCCTCAAACGGTTCCCTTCCATGGAATGCTGTGAGATCAATAGATTGGTTAACAAAATGGgtgaaaagattttaaaaccCCTTCAGCCACAAGGTCACTCCAGAATCATGTGGCCTGCAAGGCATGCAGTTCTTCCAAACTTTTTGTTGAAGTAATTGCCAGGTAAAAAGAGAGGATCCATTTCATTTTGACATCCAACATTGGGTCATAAACAGAGGTCTTGAAGGATTGCAGTACAAGAGTGAGATCTCACACTGGGCTTTTGGGGAAGCATTGTGGACAAGTGTGCCTTGCTTCCTTCAGAAAGGCTGTAACAAGTTTATGAGCCCCCTGGAAGATACAATCCATGGTGCTGTGACACACTGCAATAGATGCTACATTTTAAATCTAGACGATTCAGTGTAGATGGGAACTTTCCCCTGTAGGAAGGCTAGTGCACACTATTTGTGGAAGAGTTTCCATCACCTGCTCTTCAGTCTGAGGGGTCAAAGCCATAAGCACAGGTGCAAATAGgcgctaaccctaacccaacaaAAAGGCCACTTTGGCGAAACAAGTAGGCCTCTGTGATCTGATAGCTCACTTTTGTGCAATGTGGGcagaaacaacacagagacccACAGTCGACAGTGAGTCAATTTGGCACAGTTGAACAGATCCACCTGTGTCCTGCCAAACTTTTCCCAATCTGGGACACCACTTCTCAATATAGATACCACTCTCCAAGCACTCCCAGATGGGACCACTTTCGTGAGCCTCGTGGCTCCAGAGAGATAGCACTCGTGCCCGTCTCACTGAGATGAGGGTTTTTTGGGGTTTATTCCCAGGCTGATAACTCATTCTGAAATTTCCTTAATTCCAACCAGACCAAGGGGATTAGTGTTTCAGCTGCGGTTAATAATCCTAGCATCCTCAGCAGGAGCCAATACAGTGACCCAGCGAAATTTGTTTTGTGAGCAAGATAATGCCTGCCACATGTTCGGGTGAGAGCATGGCTAGCATGGCTTCTCAATGAATCTAGCTTCATACGCGTGAATTGTGTGGCCTGCTTTGGTACTAGAGCAGGCACAGTGAAACTGAGCACTGTAATGTGTGCAGTAAGGGTGGATGTGTTCCAGATGGCCTGCTCCTTGGTGGGAACAGATAGGAGCCAGTTGTTCAAATACGGCAGTATCCTTATGCCTCTGGCCACCAGAGACAAAAGGACTGCCTCCATGCATCTCGAGAACACCCATCGTGCTAGAGAGTGGCTGAAGGGTAGGACTTTCAAATGGGGTAACTGTCCTTGGAAGGCAAACCTCAAAACGTATCTGTGATCTGGAGCATTGGGAACAGGAAAACATGCATTGTTCACTGATGTGAGCTAGTCTTATGGCTGCATGGCGTGAATAATATCTAATTGCCTTAACATAGAGAACAGGAGGGCTTTTAGGAACCAGTTCAGCCATCTCAAATCTACAATCAGATGGAATCCACTATCCTTCTTCTGAACTAGGATGTATGTTAAGAAGACACCACTTGTTGTGAACTACTCCTACGATTGCACCTCTGTCTCAAGAGCCTCTTGAGAGAGAACTTGGTATTTATTCACAGACAAAGCAGGATGTATTAGACATCCCTAGCATTAGCTGTCTTATAAGGTAACAATGCTCCAGAAATGGCCCCTGTTGACTTTCTGAAATGTTTCCATTGATGTCACATGGTGCAGCCTGGATTCAAAACCAAAAGTGCATTATTCAGGACACAACAATCCAGCTAACTATCTGATAAATATTGATATGTATGTTGTGTATACCTTTTACCCACAATGCTCAGGCCCAGCTCCTGGCCTGGTTGTAACTGCAGGTCCACAGTGAAAAGGTCCCACATGTCCTCATGAGTATGTGTAGCTTGGTtgtggaaggtgtgtgtggaagtgtgtcTGTACACACAAAGGCGTACATGTTGGGGACTCAAGCGAAGGACACTTAGAGCCTCCTCATGACTAGCCATTCTCAGGTCTATACCATTCACCTGTACAAAggggaggttaaaaaaaaggggaGGGGGTAGTAATATAAGGCAAAAATACCACTAGTGAATATCAGAGATACATATAAGAGTCAAGCAGTAAGACTTGCAGGCTGGTCTTAAAGATGAAGGTGTAGTCTTAGACTAAAGCCAGTAGTGTTCTGATGCAATATGGAGTCAGGTTAAGATAAATATAAAGCAACTATTTGaaaatcactttttatttttaggtaTAAATGCTATTCCTTtataacaataacacatttaGTGTTCCATTGTTCCATATGGTGGCAACTTACAGATGTTTCTTATAGGTCAACTGTGTCTTGTTGATGTGAATACTCATATGTAACAACGGTGCTGTTGTGTCTTGAAATCACCATAATCATTCAGAGAGAATTATAAATACCTCAAGGATGTGGTCTCCTGCCATTAATCTCCCGTCTCTATGAGCAGCACCTCCTTCATTCACCTCATGAATCAGAATCACTCCCTGAGAGAGACGAAGAGACAGAATGGAGGTCAAGAGAGAAGTTTTAGAAACCTAATTAGTTATATAAGTAATATATCCTAAAATGTTTTAGAAGTATCAGCCATCTTCAAATCGTTATACTGTATCATTGCAGATGGTTTTATATCACTCAGACCTCCATTACTTATTAGCCACATTTGCATTGCAGTTCAAATGCAAAACCAAAGAAGAAAACTCGGaaaccaaacatgtcttggttgAATGGCTACACATGGGAAACTGTGTTAacttcttttattcatttggaaaGAATACCTCTAAATTCAATGTTTCTCACCAGTAATGTGTTGCAGCCACCGACAATAGTAAGGCCAAGACTGGAGTGTCCTTTACAGATATCTATGATGTTTATGCAGCCAGGGATGATGGGACATGTTAGAGGGTCTGATCTCACACTGCATGCAGAACCGTAGGAGAAGCTCCATACTCCAGAGGCAGAGGGATTGATCATGGAACGACAGTAGGATTGTTTATGGTGAATACTTTGTGTATGACCGGCTGCTGTGTTGTGAGATGTGGGTGCAGCATGACTGGTTGGTGTGACGTGAGAGAAGGAAGGAGCAGGGTCATGTAGAGGGTTGTGGTCGGATGAAGCGATGAAGGAAATTGGTGGATTGTTACTGTGACTCTTGGAGGGACAAGGCTTCTGTTTATCTAATCTCATCCTTTGTTcctagaaagaaagaatgaatgagggAGACGTTTAATTTATCTAGATGTACAGTATGTCTGAACCTG
It encodes the following:
- the LOC113544262 gene encoding multiple PDZ domain protein; this encodes MEAENKTITSPLDVDISTKKEHKHDATVIQEQRMRLDKQKPCPSKSHSNNPPISFIASSDHNPLHDPAPSFSHVTPTSHAAPTSHNTAAGHTQSIHHKQSYCRSMINPSASGVWSFSYGSACSVRSDPLTCPIIPGCINIIDICKGHSSLGLTIVGGCNTLLGVILIHEVNEGGAAHRDGRLMAGDHILEVNGIDLRMASHEEALSVLRLSPQHVRLCVYRHTSTHTFHNQATHTHEDMWDLFTVDLQLQPGQELGLSIVGKRYTQHTYQYLSDS